TCCACTCAAAGAAAGACCAGATGGTGCCACCATAACGGTACATAAAGAAAACCATGCAATAGGCAATAGGTAAACTGAGCCCAATGAGCAAAAGGCCCTTAAAAAATCTATTTTCTATAGAGCCAGATTTAAGGAGCAAGTGCAATGAAGAAATAACTTTGAAGGAAACAAAGGAAATGATCAAAGCAACTATAATAACAATAACGAACTTTCTAAGAAACATTTCTCATGCTCCCTAATAATCTTCCCTTCCCTCTTAGCTCCCCTGAAAGATTAGTAAACCTCATGGGTTTTGATGGGGAAGGCAAAAAGCAAGAACTGGCCCAAAATCACTACCCATGGGTTTAAGGACAAATACCTTCGAAAATTATATCACAAGTTGCTTTAGAACCAGCGTCCCCCTTTTTGCCAGTATCCTTTAAGTAGATACTTTTTCTTAACAGAGGATGTGAAGGAAGTTACTAAACATAAGCTACTGTAAGGGGGTCGGATAAACAGGACGCCCAAATGTATCCTTCCCTACCCTAATACCATAACCATCAGGTTGAACATTAAATATTTCAGCTTTTTAATTTACCTAATCCAGAAGGAAAAGCGGAAGGTTGTGCGTCCTTGTATTCACAACACCAACCACTTTTCCCTTCTCAAAGCATACGTGTCGGTAAATAGAGTCTAGCCCATAATAGGCCCTGAACGCCCCTCCGGCAAATCCATGGGTATATGTCCATATCTCCGTTTCTCCTACGAAACTTGTGCTTGCAGGATTTCCCCATGTAGTCCTTACCATGTCCTTAGTCATTCCTGCTATCACTTTCTTTTGCATCATGGCATCTTTGTATCTTTGGTCAATTGTAGGGTCATCTAATATAGCCTGCTGCCTTGGTGTAGGACTATGAGCACATCCCCCTAAAATACCTATACAAGCGATTAGAATTAGGATATATTGCATCCTCATTTTATCCCTCCCATGATGTGTAAATATCCACCAATTACACCTATTCCCCTTCCGAGGATGTAGCCATCAGGTTCAGGAGTATATGGAGATGGGGATTCTTGAACGGGAATGGCTACAACAGAAATGGTTGCAACTGGAGGATTATTTAATACGGGTTGTTCTATTAGCAATACGGGGTTGTGTAAGAGAAATGGGGTCAACACTTTACTTTATATTCTTGGTGAGAATTGACCTGATTTAAGAAGGGATTGCGAGATTTTCAATTCGGCAGTTAAAGCTAGGTCCTCAACGCTCTGGCCCTCGCCTATGAAAAGAACGATATGGTCATAGAGGCGATCGATATCTATAAGCAAATGGGAGATGACCCCTTTGCCTATGAGAGGCTCAAAGATCTCTATTTAAAGCTCGGTGATATGGAAGGGGTCAGATTTTATGAGGAGTTAGTGCAGCAAAGATTATCAAAATAGTGAGTTAACTACACCCCTTATATTTCCGAACGCCCTTCCTCCTCTCCCTTTATCCCTCTCAGACTTAAGTGATGTCTCCACAGGTACAAAAACCCGGCTAGGGTGATGGGGATGTAGTTGGTGGCGTGAAAGACGATGGAAAACCCCAGGGCCTTCTCCAGAGGGACACTATAGAGGATGAGGGCGTAGGTTACCGAGGCGTGATAGGTACCAATGTAGCCCGGGGTGGAGGGGATGATCATGGCCAGGCAGATGGCTACTAGGACCAGCAAAGATGCTGCAACCGAAAGTTTGATCCCGAAGGAGAGCCCCGCTAGGTAGATGGCATAGGCGAAGACCCCCCAGATAAAGAGTGAGTAGGCAAAGGTGATCAGAAGGGTTTTGACGCTTTCCACGGAGAGGAGACCCTCCTTAAAAGAGAGGATGTTGGAGATTCCGTTTTCAGTCAACCGTGAGGAGAAGGGGCGTGTTAAGAGGGAGGCGAATTTGAGAAACCAGTTTGTTCTCTTTTTAATAATGAATAATATTATAAATGTGACACCATAGATGGCTACGCTTATATACCCTGCCACCTGTAGGCCTTTCTTAAAATATATGTTTCCAGAGGGCAGGTTGATAAAGATCAGGACCGCCAGGAGAATGCCCAATACAGTAAAACCATCGAACAACCTTTCCACCACAACAGTGGCAAAGGATGAGCTTTTACTGATTCTCTCGCTGCGGCCAATGACATATGCCCGCACGATCTCCCCCATGCGGGCCGGGAGGATGTTGTTGGCCATAAAGCCGATGATGATACCAGCAAAGAGGTTGGGGAACCCTATCTTTTTTATGGGGTACAGGAGGTATCCCCACCGTAAGGCCCTCAGGGCCATGTTTACGAAGATGATGACAACTACCGGGATCAGATAGAGATAGTTGGTGCCCTTCAAGCTCTCCAGCAGTAGACGATAGTCTATCCGACGAAAGGCCAGATAGAGAAAGAAGAGGCTGATTACGAACCCAATCCAGGACTTCCAATTCATTTCCCTTTTAGGATCTCCTTTGCCCGCTTGATATCCTTTTCTATCTGTCGGACCAATTCTTCAGGGGAAGGGAAGGCCTTCTCATCCCGGAGTCTGTCCACCAGGGTCACCTTCAACTCCCTCCCGTAGAGCTCCCCCTGGTAGTCGAAGAGGAAGACCTCTACGGAAAATTCCTCATCGCCAAAGGTTGGGTTGGCCCCGATGTTCACCACCCCTTTGTAGGTCTCTTTCCCAAGGGTTACGTAGGTGGCATAGATCCCCTCTTTGGGGTAGAGGTCCTGGGTGATCTCCAGGTTGGCGGTAGGATAACCCAGTCCCTTCCCTCGAGAGTGTCCATGGATGACCTTACCCAGGATGATGAAATTTCTGCCCAGCATGCGGTTGGCATCTTTAATCTCCCCCTGCACGGTCAATTCCCTTATCCGTGTGCTGCTCACCACCTCGTGGCCCAAGGTATAAGGGGGGATAATCTCCACCTCAAAACCGAGCTTTTTCCCCAACTCCTTCAGCTTCTCGGCCGTACCCTCCCTATTCCTTCCGAAGGCAAAATTGAATCCGACCACTACCCAGTGGGGGCCAATCCGTTTATGGATGATCTCTTGGACAAATTCCTGCGCGGACATCTCATATATGTCTTTGGTAAAGGGAAGATTGATAGTGACGTCTATACCAAACCTCTCCAAGAGCATCACCTTTTTTTTATAAGGGGTGATCAATGGGATATTCAACTGCGGGTAAAGGACCTTTACAGGGTGGGGTTCAAAGGTGAGGACCATTGCTTCGCCCCCCCAGCCCCTCGCCTTCTCGATGACCCTTTTGATGATCTCCTGGTGGCCGAGATGGAGGCCGTCGTAGCTTCCAATGGTCAGGGCGGGGGTAGAGAACTCCTCTCTGGTAAAGTTGAGATCATCTATTATTCTCATGTGCCCTTCCCAGCCCCCTCTTGACTAAATTAACGGATTAGTATAGGGTACATTATGGGTTTTTGCAATGGATTTGTGCCGAAGTGGCGGAATTGGTAGACGCGCTAGGTTCAGGGTCTAGTGGGTGTTTGCCTGTGCGGGTTCGAGTCCCGCCTTCGGCACCAGAACTTTTAGGGGTCTTTTTTCTCACCTTCAAGGAGGAATGGCCCTTTTTTATTTTCAACCTTCCGTTGAGGGGTGAATGAGCCCCTCAAGCTCTCCTGAAATTGGAGCCAATAGATACAGGGTTCCAGGGGCCAAGGGCTTGCGGCGAGCTCCCTTCGGTCTGAGCGTTCGACTGAGCTCACGCCGAAGTCTCAGGGTCGAAGACAGCCGAGCGGGTCCAGTGGTTGAGCAAACGACCTCCAGGTTTTCTTCAGGGCCGATGCATCGGCCCTGAAACCCCAATAAAGAATTTCCTCTTTGGGGCCTGGGGGCTGCGCCCCCAGAGTGATGTGCCATAGGCAGATCACTAGGATCCTAGAATCCTGGAATCCTGGAATCCTAGAACCCTTCACTTTGAATCCTCAAATCCTTGAACCCTTCTTGATAACGTGGTATTTTCACAAATGAGGGGTGAGCCCTATTTCATGACGGTAGATATTTCTATGAACAATGGCCTGCTCAAGATAAGGGGGTTAAAGACCTATTTTTTTACCCGCTGGGGTGTCATCAAGGCGGTGGACGATGTGGATTTGGGGTTAGAAAGGGGATATACCTTGGGGTTAGTGGGGGAGTCCGGTTGTGGCAAGAGTGTGACCGCCCTTTCCATCCTCCGCCTGGTCCCCAGGCCCAGGGGGCGGATCGTTGGAGGAGAGATCGTATTTAGGGGGAAGAATTTGCTGGAGTTGGGGGAAGGACAGATGCGCATGATCAGGGGTGGGGAGATAGGGATGATCTTCCAGGAACCTATGACCTCCCTGAACCCCGTATTTACCATTGGGGCCCAGGTTACCGAGGCCCTGCTGGTACACAAGAGGCTCAAGAAGAGCGAGGCGAGACAAAGGGCTATAGAGCTTCTCAAATCAGTGGGCATGCCTGATGCCGCACTGAGGATGAAGGATTATCCCCATCAGCTCAGCGGTGGGATGCGACAGCGGGTCATGATCGCCATTGCACTGGCCGGTGATCCAACGCTTCTGATCGCCGATGAGCCCACCACGGCCCTGGACGTAACGATCCAAGCCCAGATATTGGAGCTGATCCAGGGGTTGAGGGATCAAAGGGGGTTGGCGATGACCCTTATTACCCATGATCTGGGGGTCATTGCACAGACGGCGGGCCACGTTGCCGTCATGTATGCGGGGAAGGTGGTGGAATATACTGATGTAAAGACCCTGTTTGCTGATCCCAGACACCCCTATACCATGGGGTTGCTTTCCTCTATCCCCAAACCCCATGCGGGTGAACTCCGTCCCATCCCTGGCAGTGTCCCCAATCCCCTGGAGGAGATCCCCGGTTGTCGCTTTCATCCCAGATGTCCCTTCATCAAAGAGGTCTGTCGAAAGGAGGCACCTCCTCTCATCACCCTTGCCCCTGGGCACCAGGCGAGGTGTTGGCTCTATGGATGAAAGGCACGACCTGGTCGTAGCTAGAGGGCTGAAGAAGTATTTCCCCCTGCGCAAAGACCCATTCTCTACGGCCAAAGGTGTTGTCAAGGCGGTGGATGGGGTGGACCTCTTCATAAAGGAGGGGGAAACCTTGGGGTTGGTGGGGGAAAGCGGCTGTGGTAAGTCCACCATGGGGAGACTGCTTTTGCGGCTGGAAGACCCCACAGGAGGGGAGATTTACTTCGAAGGGGAGGACATCAGCAGGCTCCGGGGAAAGGGACTGCGCCAACTGCGCAGGAGGGCACAGATCGTCTTCCAGGATCCTTATTCCTCCCTGAACCCCCGTAAGAGGGTGAAAGAGATCGTCGAGGAACCTCTAATCATACACCGTCTTTTTGAAAGGAGGAAGGAGAGGGGGGAGGAAATCCGGCGGCTTTTGGATATTGTGGGTCTAGAGGAGGATCATCTCTACAGATATCCGCACGAGTTCAGCGGGGGACAGAGGCAGCGGATAGGGATCGCCAGGGCCCTTGCCCTGCGCCCTCAATTCATCGTCGCTGATGAGCCGGTCTCCGCCCTGGACGTCTCCATTCAGGCCCAGATTTTGAACCTCTTACAGGAGCTTCAAGACAGATTCCATCTCACCTATCTTTTTATCTCCCATGATCTCAACGTGGTGAGGTATATCAGCCAGCGAGTGGCCGTGATGTATCTGGGTAGGATTGTGGAACTCGCCTCCCAAGAGGAAATCTATCAAGCACCTCTTCACCCCTATACCCAGGGACTTCTCAAAGCCATCCCACAGCCGGAACCCATCCAACGTGGGATTACATCGCCGCTGTCAGGAGATCTGCCCAGCCTTTTGACCCCTCCCCTTGGTTGCCCCTTTCACACCCGTTGTCCTCAGGTCCAGCAGATGTGCCGCCAGCAGGGCCCGGCCTTAGAGGAGGTTTCCTCCGGGCATTATGTGGCCTGTTGGAGGGTCTCCCACTAACCCTCAGGGGCTCCAGGGGTCAAGGGTTTCAGTGGTCGAGTGAAATACTTATCCTAGAATCCTTTTTAGCAACGTTATTGAAAAAGGGCCGCTTATTATTAAACAATTATGTGTATACCCTCATTCCCCCTGTAATATGGTGTCGGATTTCAGGAAGTCCTCGACCTCTGCCAAGGAGGCCTTGCTGGCAAACGTGGTGGGTTGAGTTCCCTCCGTAAAGCACTCAAATATGGCCTCTTTTGCATCAGGCGGGGCGAGCAAACCGGTCTCGGGGTCGATCTTGGCGAAGACGATTCCTTCGGGGATGGGGAAATCCCTTACCGGCTTTCCCTCCAAGGCCCGCTTCATAAAGGAGACCCAGATGGGAGAGGCGGTTCGAGAGCCCGTTTCGAACTTCCCCAAGGGCCTCTTTTCATCAAAACCCACCCACACCCCGGTGATCAGATCGGGGGTATAGCCGACAAACCAGGCGTCGGTATATTCATTGGTGGTGCCGGTCTTACCCGCACAGGGACGGCCCAGGTTCCTTGCCCTCCAGCCGGTCCCATGTGCTACCACTCCTTCCAGGAGGCTGGTCATAATATAAGAAGTCTCTTCACTGATCACCTGAGGGCAAACGCCCTCCTCACCCCTTTTTAGATCTTCTTCAACGATCATCCCTTCCTTTTTCTTCAGATCTGCCTCCAGGGGTAGCGGAAGATTTTCCTCCAGTATGTTTTCGTCCCTATCCAATACCTTTTTGACGAAGATAGGCTTAAGGAGATGTCCGCGGGCAGCGAATACAGCATAGGCCCTTACCAACTCCAAGAGGGTGACCTCTGAGGAACCTAAGGAGAGGGAGAGGTCAGGGGTCAACGGCGATTCTATCCCCAGCCCGCGTGCATAATCGATGGCATAAGGCACCCCTATATCCCGCAGCAATTTTATGGTCACCACATTTCTGGAGTGGGTTAAGGCGGTCCTCAAGGTGGTAGGACCGTAAAATCGTTCTTCGAAGTTTTTGGGTTTCCAACTGTCCTCCTTGAGTGTATCATAGTAGATGACAGGAGAATCAATGATGATGGAGGCAGGGGTGAACCCTTTGTCCAGGGCGGCGGCGTAGACAATGGGTTTGAAGGCGGATCCGGGCTGCCGGCGGGCCTGCAGGGCACGGTTAAACTGGCTTTTTAAAAAGTCCCTTCCTCCCACCATGGCCTGGACATATCCCGTGGGCAACTCCACAGAGAGGATGGCTCCCTGAACCTCTGGTTCCTGTTCCAGGTCCAGCTTCACCAACCCCTTGGGTAGTATCTCCTCCACCCTCACGCGAACCACATATCCCTTCTTAAGGGCCTGGGAGGGTTCCTTCAATAAGGCAGTACTATAATCCACCTCTGGATTGGGGGTTCGTGCCCAGCGCATCTTTTTGAAAGGGATGTAGCCCCTTTTGTCCCCGATGCGCACCCATACTCGCTTTTTATCTTTGGATATTCCCCTTACCACTCCCAGATAGGTTTCACCTGCTTTGATGGGGTGTTCCATTAGCTTCTGGGCCATTTCTTGACAGAAGACCGCAATCTCATCCCTCTTTAAGACCATCTCCGGTCCTCGATAGCCCTGTCTCCTGTCCAGCTCTATGAGCCCCTTCTGCAAGGCCTCTTGGGCCTCCCGCTGCATCTTGAGGTCTAAGGTCGTATGGACCTGGAGGCCTTGGGTGTAGAGAAGGTCTTCCCCATATTTTTCCTGAAGGTATATCCTGACATACTCGGTGAAATAAGGAGCGGTGTTCAGGTATTTGTCCTCCCTTGTTTTTATCTCTAAGGGGGCCTGGTAGTCCCTATCGGCCTCCTTCTTGGTGATATAGCCGTCCTCTACCATGCGCCCCAATACATAGGCCTGGCGCCCTTTGGCCTGGTTTAGGTGATGGAGGGGAGAGTATTTCTCCGGGGCCCGGGGAAGCCCTGCCAACAGGGCAGCCTCGGAAAGGGTGAGTTCCTCGACCCCCTTGCCGAAGTAGTCTTGGGCGGCTGCCTCTACCCCATAGTTTCCATGTCCCAGATAGATCTGGTTCAGATAGATATAGAGGATCTCCTCCTTGGTGAGATACTTTTCTATCCTGTGGGCCAGCAAGATCTCCCTGATCTTTCTGGACAGTGTCCTTTCCCTTGAGAGCACCAGGGAACGGACCACCTGTTGGGTGATGGTGCTTCCCCCCTGGATGATCCTCCCGGCCATGATGTTTTTGGCTATGGCCCTCAGGATACCAAGATAGGAGATCCCCTTATGCTGGAAAAATTTAGAGTCCTCAGCCGCCACAAAGGCCTGGCTCAGTATCTTGGGGATCCTCTCGATGGGGACCACGATCCTGCGCTCTTTAAAAAACTCCCCGATCAGCTCCCCGTCATCGGAGAACACCTGGGTGATGATAGGGGGTTTATAATCCTCCAGGGATTTGATGG
The nucleotide sequence above comes from Deltaproteobacteria bacterium. Encoded proteins:
- a CDS encoding flippase-like domain-containing protein, which translates into the protein MNWKSWIGFVISLFFLYLAFRRIDYRLLLESLKGTNYLYLIPVVVIIFVNMALRALRWGYLLYPIKKIGFPNLFAGIIIGFMANNILPARMGEIVRAYVIGRSERISKSSSFATVVVERLFDGFTVLGILLAVLIFINLPSGNIYFKKGLQVAGYISVAIYGVTFIILFIIKKRTNWFLKFASLLTRPFSSRLTENGISNILSFKEGLLSVESVKTLLITFAYSLFIWGVFAYAIYLAGLSFGIKLSVAASLLVLVAICLAMIIPSTPGYIGTYHASVTYALILYSVPLEKALGFSIVFHATNYIPITLAGFLYLWRHHLSLRGIKGEEEGRSEI
- a CDS encoding bifunctional riboflavin kinase/FAD synthetase, which produces MRIIDDLNFTREEFSTPALTIGSYDGLHLGHQEIIKRVIEKARGWGGEAMVLTFEPHPVKVLYPQLNIPLITPYKKKVMLLERFGIDVTINLPFTKDIYEMSAQEFVQEIIHKRIGPHWVVVGFNFAFGRNREGTAEKLKELGKKLGFEVEIIPPYTLGHEVVSSTRIRELTVQGEIKDANRMLGRNFIILGKVIHGHSRGKGLGYPTANLEITQDLYPKEGIYATYVTLGKETYKGVVNIGANPTFGDEEFSVEVFLFDYQGELYGRELKVTLVDRLRDEKAFPSPEELVRQIEKDIKRAKEILKGK
- a CDS encoding ABC transporter ATP-binding protein: MNNGLLKIRGLKTYFFTRWGVIKAVDDVDLGLERGYTLGLVGESGCGKSVTALSILRLVPRPRGRIVGGEIVFRGKNLLELGEGQMRMIRGGEIGMIFQEPMTSLNPVFTIGAQVTEALLVHKRLKKSEARQRAIELLKSVGMPDAALRMKDYPHQLSGGMRQRVMIAIALAGDPTLLIADEPTTALDVTIQAQILELIQGLRDQRGLAMTLITHDLGVIAQTAGHVAVMYAGKVVEYTDVKTLFADPRHPYTMGLLSSIPKPHAGELRPIPGSVPNPLEEIPGCRFHPRCPFIKEVCRKEAPPLITLAPGHQARCWLYG
- a CDS encoding ATP-binding cassette domain-containing protein — encoded protein: MDERHDLVVARGLKKYFPLRKDPFSTAKGVVKAVDGVDLFIKEGETLGLVGESGCGKSTMGRLLLRLEDPTGGEIYFEGEDISRLRGKGLRQLRRRAQIVFQDPYSSLNPRKRVKEIVEEPLIIHRLFERRKERGEEIRRLLDIVGLEEDHLYRYPHEFSGGQRQRIGIARALALRPQFIVADEPVSALDVSIQAQILNLLQELQDRFHLTYLFISHDLNVVRYISQRVAVMYLGRIVELASQEEIYQAPLHPYTQGLLKAIPQPEPIQRGITSPLSGDLPSLLTPPLGCPFHTRCPQVQQMCRQQGPALEEVSSGHYVACWRVSH
- a CDS encoding penicillin-binding protein 1A, with the translated sequence MVIPCLILACLLAGTGAYLYFSFTLPPIKSLEDYKPPIITQVFSDDGELIGEFFKERRIVVPIERIPKILSQAFVAAEDSKFFQHKGISYLGILRAIAKNIMAGRIIQGGSTITQQVVRSLVLSRERTLSRKIREILLAHRIEKYLTKEEILYIYLNQIYLGHGNYGVEAAAQDYFGKGVEELTLSEAALLAGLPRAPEKYSPLHHLNQAKGRQAYVLGRMVEDGYITKKEADRDYQAPLEIKTREDKYLNTAPYFTEYVRIYLQEKYGEDLLYTQGLQVHTTLDLKMQREAQEALQKGLIELDRRQGYRGPEMVLKRDEIAVFCQEMAQKLMEHPIKAGETYLGVVRGISKDKKRVWVRIGDKRGYIPFKKMRWARTPNPEVDYSTALLKEPSQALKKGYVVRVRVEEILPKGLVKLDLEQEPEVQGAILSVELPTGYVQAMVGGRDFLKSQFNRALQARRQPGSAFKPIVYAAALDKGFTPASIIIDSPVIYYDTLKEDSWKPKNFEERFYGPTTLRTALTHSRNVVTIKLLRDIGVPYAIDYARGLGIESPLTPDLSLSLGSSEVTLLELVRAYAVFAARGHLLKPIFVKKVLDRDENILEENLPLPLEADLKKKEGMIVEEDLKRGEEGVCPQVISEETSYIMTSLLEGVVAHGTGWRARNLGRPCAGKTGTTNEYTDAWFVGYTPDLITGVWVGFDEKRPLGKFETGSRTASPIWVSFMKRALEGKPVRDFPIPEGIVFAKIDPETGLLAPPDAKEAIFECFTEGTQPTTFASKASLAEVEDFLKSDTILQGE